One genomic window of Clostridioides sp. ES-S-0054-01 includes the following:
- a CDS encoding sodium:alanine symporter family protein, translating into MNLIDILNKVDAFIWGPPLLVLLVGTGILLTAKLGVVQIAKLPRALKLIFSAENKGSGDVSSFAALCTALAATVGTGNIVGVATAIKAGGPGALFWMWIAAFFGMATKYSEGVLAIKYRTKDKNGQVSGGPMYYIVNGMGEKWRPLAIFFAISGILVALLGIGTFTQVNSITDAINNSFGIDPRITGVILAVFVALVVFGGLKSISNVATKIVPFMAVIYVVICGIILISFWNKIPETFMLIIKSAFTPTAATGGFLGATMSLAIRNGIARGVFSNESGLGSAPIAAAAAKTEWPAEQGLISMTGTFIDTIIICTLTGFSLVISGVWCSDLNGAVMTQAAFNGAIPTFGPILLTVSLTLFAFTTILGWSYYGERCFEFLFGVKGMNGYRTVFVAMVLLGAFLKLEVVWIIADIVNGLMAIPNLIALLALSPIIVSETKKYFEHINSPENQINKNV; encoded by the coding sequence ATGAATCTAATTGATATTTTAAACAAAGTTGATGCTTTTATTTGGGGACCACCCCTACTAGTACTACTAGTTGGTACTGGTATACTACTTACCGCTAAACTTGGAGTTGTACAAATAGCTAAACTTCCAAGGGCTCTTAAGTTAATATTCTCTGCGGAAAACAAAGGTAGTGGTGATGTTTCAAGTTTTGCAGCCTTATGTACTGCTCTAGCTGCTACAGTTGGTACTGGTAATATTGTTGGTGTTGCTACAGCTATCAAAGCTGGTGGACCTGGTGCACTTTTTTGGATGTGGATAGCAGCATTCTTTGGAATGGCTACTAAGTATTCAGAAGGTGTTCTTGCAATAAAATACAGAACTAAAGATAAAAATGGTCAAGTGTCTGGTGGACCAATGTACTACATAGTAAATGGTATGGGGGAAAAATGGAGACCTCTTGCAATATTTTTCGCTATAAGTGGTATACTAGTTGCACTTTTAGGAATAGGAACTTTTACCCAAGTAAATTCAATAACAGATGCGATAAATAATAGCTTTGGAATAGACCCTAGAATTACAGGTGTTATATTAGCAGTATTTGTAGCTTTGGTTGTATTTGGAGGTCTTAAAAGTATATCTAATGTAGCTACTAAAATAGTACCTTTTATGGCAGTTATATATGTCGTAATCTGTGGAATCATTTTAATATCTTTTTGGAATAAAATTCCTGAAACTTTTATGTTAATAATCAAAAGTGCATTTACACCTACTGCTGCTACTGGTGGTTTTCTGGGGGCAACTATGTCACTGGCAATTAGGAATGGTATAGCTCGTGGTGTATTTTCAAATGAATCTGGTCTAGGTAGTGCTCCAATAGCTGCAGCTGCTGCTAAAACTGAATGGCCAGCAGAACAAGGTCTTATATCTATGACGGGTACTTTTATAGATACTATTATAATCTGTACTCTTACTGGATTCTCTCTTGTTATTTCAGGAGTATGGTGTTCAGACCTAAATGGAGCTGTTATGACACAAGCAGCTTTTAACGGAGCAATTCCTACATTTGGACCAATATTACTTACAGTTAGTTTGACATTATTTGCATTTACTACCATTTTAGGATGGAGTTATTATGGAGAAAGATGTTTTGAATTCCTGTTTGGTGTAAAAGGTATGAATGGATATAGAACTGTATTTGTAGCTATGGTGCTATTAGGTGCATTCTTAAAATTAGAAGTTGTTTGGATAATTGCTGATATTGTAAATGGACTTATGGCAATACCTAACCTGATAGCTTTACTTGCATTATCACCTATAATAGTATCTGAAACTAAAAAATACTTTGAACATATAAACTCTCCAGAAAATCAAATAAATAAAAATGTATAA
- a CDS encoding DNA topoisomerase III, whose amino-acid sequence MGKVLVLAEKPSVGRDIAKVLGSKNEKNGYIEGPRYVVTWALGHLVTLADPESYGERYKSWSLEDLPILPKHLKTVVIKKSGKQFNTVKAQMNRNDIDEIVIATDAGREGELVARWIIEKSQVKKTLKRLWISSSTDKAIKEGFAKLKNGKEYENLYYSAVARAEADWIIGINATRALTTKYNAQLSCGRVQTPTLAMLLKREEEIRNFKPKEYYGLELIATKGNSDIKFIWNDKSNNSSTFSKEKIESTLKKVKGVDIKISDVNKSYKKKYSPALYDLTELQRDANKMFGFSAKETLSIMQKLYEHHKVLTYPRTDSRYLTSDIVGTLKDRIKAVNISDYSKICSKLLKNNITANKSFVDNSKVTDHHAIIPTEQKVFMSDFSDKERKIYNLVVKRFLAVLSPPFEYEQTTINATVEGEIFKAKGNKVINLGWKEIYKDIEDGDEYENIPNILEKDVLKVKGLKITSGKTNPPPYLNEGTLLTAMEKNGLGTVATRADIIEKLFNSFLMEKKNKDIYITSKGKQLLDLVPVDLKTPELTASWEKKLLDISKGKLSKNTFINDMKDYSKDIVLEVKNSDNKFKHDNLTKNRCPECGKFMLEVNGKKGKMLICEDRECNTRKTISQVTNSRCPNCHKKLELRGEGEGRIFTCSCGYREKLSSFNKRKQEEKKKASKKDVNQYLKNQKKNQETFNNPFAEALAKLKNK is encoded by the coding sequence ATGGGAAAAGTATTAGTACTGGCAGAAAAACCTTCTGTTGGAAGAGATATAGCAAAAGTTTTAGGGTCAAAAAATGAAAAAAATGGATATATAGAGGGTCCAAGGTATGTGGTAACTTGGGCTCTAGGTCATTTGGTTACACTTGCTGACCCTGAAAGTTATGGAGAAAGGTACAAATCATGGAGTTTAGAAGACTTGCCAATACTTCCTAAGCACCTGAAGACTGTTGTGATAAAAAAGAGTGGAAAACAGTTTAATACAGTTAAAGCTCAAATGAATAGAAATGATATAGATGAAATAGTTATAGCAACAGATGCAGGTCGTGAAGGAGAACTTGTGGCAAGATGGATAATAGAAAAGTCACAAGTAAAAAAAACTCTAAAGCGTCTTTGGATTTCTTCGAGTACAGACAAGGCAATAAAAGAAGGATTTGCAAAATTAAAAAATGGAAAAGAATATGAAAATTTATATTATTCAGCAGTAGCACGAGCAGAGGCTGATTGGATTATTGGAATAAATGCAACTAGGGCTTTGACGACAAAGTACAATGCACAACTTTCTTGTGGAAGGGTTCAAACTCCTACTCTTGCAATGTTACTTAAGAGAGAAGAGGAAATAAGAAATTTCAAACCTAAAGAGTATTATGGATTGGAGTTAATTGCTACAAAGGGAAATTCAGATATAAAATTTATTTGGAATGATAAAAGCAATAACTCTTCAACTTTTAGTAAAGAAAAGATAGAATCTACATTAAAAAAAGTAAAAGGTGTAGACATAAAAATATCTGACGTAAACAAGTCATATAAGAAAAAATATTCACCTGCACTTTATGATTTAACAGAATTACAAAGAGATGCAAATAAAATGTTTGGATTTTCAGCAAAAGAAACTCTATCTATAATGCAAAAACTGTATGAGCATCATAAAGTACTTACTTATCCTAGAACTGATTCTAGATATTTAACATCAGATATTGTTGGAACATTAAAAGATAGAATAAAAGCTGTAAATATTAGTGATTACTCAAAGATTTGTAGTAAATTATTAAAAAACAATATTACAGCCAATAAATCATTTGTAGACAATTCAAAGGTAACAGACCATCATGCAATAATACCAACAGAGCAGAAGGTATTTATGAGTGATTTTAGTGACAAAGAACGAAAAATATATAATCTTGTAGTAAAAAGATTTTTAGCAGTACTATCTCCTCCTTTTGAATATGAACAGACAACTATAAATGCAACTGTAGAAGGAGAAATATTTAAGGCTAAGGGAAATAAAGTAATAAATTTAGGTTGGAAGGAAATTTACAAAGATATTGAAGATGGAGATGAGTATGAAAATATACCAAATATTTTAGAAAAAGATGTACTTAAAGTTAAGGGATTAAAGATAACTTCAGGGAAAACAAATCCACCACCATACTTAAATGAGGGTACGTTATTGACAGCTATGGAGAAAAATGGTCTTGGGACAGTTGCTACAAGGGCAGATATAATAGAAAAATTATTCAATTCATTTTTAATGGAAAAGAAAAATAAAGATATATATATAACATCAAAAGGGAAACAATTATTAGATTTAGTTCCAGTAGATTTGAAGACACCAGAACTTACAGCTTCATGGGAAAAGAAATTATTGGATATTTCAAAAGGAAAACTTAGTAAAAATACATTTATAAATGACATGAAAGATTATTCAAAAGATATCGTACTAGAAGTAAAAAATAGTGATAATAAATTTAAACATGATAACTTAACTAAGAATAGATGTCCAGAGTGTGGTAAATTTATGTTAGAAGTGAATGGTAAAAAAGGTAAAATGTTGATTTGTGAAGATAGAGAGTGTAATACTAGAAAAACTATATCACAAGTAACTAATTCAAGGTGTCCTAACTGTCATAAAAAATTAGAACTTCGTGGAGAAGGTGAGGGAAGAATCTTCACTTGTAGTTGTGGGTACAGAGAAAAGCTGTCTTCTTTTAACAAGAGGAAGCAAGAAGAAAAAAAGAAGGCATCAAAAAAAGATGTTAATCAATATTTAAAAAATCAAAAGAAAAATCAAGAAACATTTAATAATCCATTTGCAGAAGCACTAGCTAAACTAAAAAATAAATAA
- the araD gene encoding L-ribulose-5-phosphate 4-epimerase yields MLENLKKEVLKANLELPKKRLITYTWGNVSGIDREKGLVVIKPSGVEYSSMTVEDMVVVDLEGNVVDGKLRPSSDTPTHLVLYKEFEELGGIVHTHSSWATIWAQIGKPIPSCGTTHADYFYGSIPCTRKMTREEICSEYEKETGNVIVEEFMGRNPIHCPGIIVNDHGPFTWGKDANEAVHNAVVLEEVAKMAYYTELMSPDNIMDKVLMNKHFSRKHGKNAYYGQK; encoded by the coding sequence GTGTTAGAAAATTTAAAAAAAGAGGTATTAAAAGCAAATTTAGAATTACCTAAGAAAAGACTAATTACTTATACTTGGGGAAATGTAAGTGGGATAGATAGAGAAAAAGGATTAGTAGTGATAAAACCAAGTGGGGTAGAGTATAGTAGTATGACTGTAGAGGATATGGTTGTAGTTGATTTAGAAGGAAATGTAGTTGATGGTAAATTAAGACCTTCTTCGGATACTCCAACTCATCTAGTCTTATATAAAGAGTTTGAAGAGTTAGGGGGAATAGTACATACACATTCAAGTTGGGCGACAATCTGGGCTCAAATAGGAAAGCCTATACCATCTTGTGGGACTACTCATGCAGATTATTTTTATGGAAGTATACCATGTACCAGAAAAATGACTAGAGAAGAAATTTGCAGTGAATACGAAAAGGAAACTGGAAATGTAATTGTTGAAGAATTTATGGGAAGAAATCCAATTCATTGCCCAGGAATAATTGTGAATGACCATGGACCTTTTACATGGGGAAAAGATGCAAATGAAGCTGTGCATAATGCAGTAGTTTTAGAAGAAGTTGCAAAGATGGCTTATTATACAGAGTTAATGAGTCCTGATAATATTATGGATAAAGTGCTTATGAATAAGCATTTTTCAAGAAAGCATGGAAAAAATGCATACTATGGTCAAAAATGA
- a CDS encoding class II aldolase/adducin family protein, which produces MLESLKVKVVEIAIKAERYGLCKEKAGNFSIRDKETGYILITPSGVGREELKVEHICVLDLDGNVIEVEKGIKPSSEVLMHIEIYKVRENVNAISHTHSLYATAFSVAKKPIIPIVYESVNYGGYVDIAPYERPGTLKLAKSVSKLLLDTDACLLEKHGLTTVGNDLEEALLKSRYVEEVAEIYYRSLVLNQFKELEVVDVDEFKSWKYPEEIKF; this is translated from the coding sequence ATGCTAGAGTCTTTAAAGGTCAAAGTTGTGGAAATAGCAATTAAAGCAGAGCGTTATGGTTTATGTAAAGAAAAAGCTGGCAATTTTAGTATTAGAGATAAAGAGACTGGATATATACTTATAACACCCTCAGGTGTAGGAAGAGAAGAATTAAAAGTTGAGCATATTTGTGTATTAGATTTGGATGGAAATGTAATAGAAGTTGAAAAAGGTATTAAACCAAGTAGTGAGGTGTTGATGCATATTGAAATATACAAAGTAAGGGAAAATGTAAATGCTATATCACATACTCATTCTTTATATGCAACAGCATTTTCAGTAGCAAAGAAACCAATTATACCAATTGTATATGAATCAGTTAATTATGGTGGTTATGTAGATATTGCTCCGTATGAAAGACCGGGAACTTTAAAACTAGCTAAGAGTGTTTCAAAACTATTGCTAGATACAGATGCATGTTTACTAGAGAAACATGGACTTACAACTGTAGGTAATGATTTAGAGGAAGCATTATTAAAATCAAGATATGTAGAAGAGGTAGCAGAAATATACTATAGGTCTTTAGTTTTAAACCAGTTCAAAGAGCTTGAAGTAGTAGATGTCGATGAATTTAAATCATGGAAATACCCAGAAGAAATAAAATTTTAA